The genomic DNA ATGCTTTCATCGTTAAATGTGTCCAAATTATTTCGTGATGCTCTCACATTCTCCGAAGGGCTTTTTACATGTGCTCTGCGTATGCTCAAAAGCACATCCTTCTTCTTGTGAACCAAATACACAAAATTCGGTTTATTAATGCGTTTGGAAGGAGGACATGACGAATATATAATTTACTCCTTCCTACCTCATCGGACGTATGTTTTCGTCATTTGAACTTAAAGTAAAGATACATTGCATAGCAGGTGATTGAAAAATAATTTGGGATTGGCATTTTTGTTCAAACGAGGGAAATTCGAAACTTTTGCAACTATATATGTtgtctagtttttttttcataactgaaaaagtAAAGGTTTAATTTTGAAGTGTCCCTTCCTGTTTCTGGAGTTTAACTAAATCCCTATAAAAGCACAGACTGTGCAACCAGTTTAAATATTTCGTTATTCAAACATGGTTATCCTTATCATAAACTCTAACAACATCCGATTTGTTTCCCGTTTATACAAAGAAGATTTGAACTGAGTGGATATGCAATATTATCACTGATTTAAGCCACATGTATTACGCGAAAGCGTCAAACACCGTTGTGTCTCGctaaaaatgactgaaaatgaGAACGGCAAGACCTGTTAAAATTTTGTCAATGATGAACACAATTGttaatatcaaaacaatatatcccaaaCAATGATTTTCTCTTCAATGAAACAAATTTTTGTCAATGAGCCccgtattattattatacatgtatcacGAGGACTTTAAATGTGAACCCCGATTATTTTATCCAACGACAAATGTTTGGGTTGAATCTGTCTTTCTTTTGAATTAACTACGTATATATGAAACGAAAAATGTTATTTGTAACGGATTAAATTATATTGCTTTCAAGTAAAGATAAAACGAGTGTCAGTTGTTTGAGGATAACAGAAATAACAATTGCATAATTGCaaaatgaatcatttttaatACAAACTCATTTTAATATACGTTTCTAATTTGTGtgcctttttattttaaaaaaaatatcattaaatgatTATTAATGGATTTGCGGGAAGTTCAAACGTAATTTATACCCGTCTAAACGTACAAAATAGCATccaaaaattaaatttacattatcaaaGCTCATTGTTATAAACGTACCtttttcagaaaatcaaaataaatatcaaaaacctctcCTCTTTAATTTGTACTTTGCCTTCCAATGTAAACTGCGATAAATCCGTAGAACTATTTCCGGTGCTTTATAAGCCATTACATATTCATTTGTTTGCTTgacttaatgtaaaataaaaaccttgGAAAAATTTGTTGGCATAGACAATAGATTATACTTAAAGGTATAAATTAAACCATTTTAGGATTTTATGGATTTAATGCAGCGGCAGCAGTTCTTTTATTAACCGTTACAGCTTAGGTTCGTTTTATTAACCGAATGGCATCGTGATTTTGAACAAAGTGGAGTCTATTTCCTTACATGTTCTGATTTTGTCAAACAACGTGTTACTGAGGTAACCACCTAAGTAAGAGCGGCTGCAATGACAATCGAATAGGCTGGGAAAACAAGAAGATACTAGACTGAGCCAGGTGCATTGTTTCAGTGTACCACTTGTGAATTTAACATGGTAATTTAGACTCTGACACATGAAATATTCAGAGTTTCTGTTGATTTTTGTTCCAACCAAGCCTCttattaattattatacaaacatatttgGAAGCGTTCATAAAGTTAATATTCTAATCGTTTTCTAACTACTTGTTTGCTTCCTATTCATATTGAAcgcaataattaaataatttatataaaattatcaacatCTTGCGTACGAAGCAATGGTTATTAGCAAATATTACTGTAGACATGAAGCTTTGATCGATGTTATGTCATCAATAGTAgattaaatgtgcaacaccccttacacccccccccccccccaacccccagcACCAacttaagcggaactttattattgcaaaaatggaagttctccatgatccaaaagggtcagaaaaatataacaacaccgtgTCCAAGTACAGGAAGAAATTTTACATTTCGTTCAGTCCAAGTATCATTACCCTCCCTTAAAGCCGCTGGTGGACAATTTATACTACAAGTAAGATAAAACAGTTACATCTTCATTTCTCTAATTTACGATATCCCACTTGCCCATAGTCAGttatttaataaatgacaaacgTATAACGTAATTTTCAAAACTATTGTTCAGGAAGGCTAATTTTCACACAAGCAGTTTTgatcaaatttgttttatcagcCGCATCATTAAATATAATAACATGAGGACCTGTATAAAGTAAAAGCGTTCTAGTGTCTATTTCACGGTCGACAAAATCGTAACATAGAGCGCCATCTGTAGTTCTTAAACTTGGATCATGGTGttcatttatttccattttgtaACATAGGAAGTCTTTAGTTGGCGCTTTTGCGGATGAGTAACATATCATTACTTTTAAAacacagacacaatcaaaccaagtctgcgaTTTGTTTACTTTGGTAACTATAATTAGCCTGACATAAAGACGCTATTGAATTATGAAGTGTGTCACATCTCTTAGCTTTCTTAAGTAAcagtttacagattttattcagatCGCGaagttaatgttttgataagtaCACGTATTCATATTAGATTGCTTTCTATAACTGTGACATGCCAGTTTTCCTACATAGaaggaggacaaatgatttctgaCAAAATGTCTTTGATCAAAAaggtcacagagaacatacgacTCATCTGGGAATTAAACTCACAACCCCAAAATGTCGTAGATTTGCGCTCTTTCTATTCATTTTAGCGGGCATTTAAATACGCACTCATCAGaacgtttttattttgaaattaacgtAATTAACGACATTTCATATTTGGTAGTTAACCGTTGCTGttaagcatttggcatttgataATCAGCATGGCATACCGGCGTTCAATGCACGTTATCTTTTATTTGTGGCgttatgtttttagaaaatgtttgtttgtaaTTGTCGGGATATAAGCTGCATTTCTTTTAAAGACTTTAGATGGTTAGATATCATTTCTAGCTCCTAAAGCTGATAAATAGTTCGGACGTCTGATGGCTTCATAGATTGCAGCTCAACGATAGCAGCAGATAAGAATAGTGAAATAAGAATGATTAACTACAGACttagattaaattttgtttatgtcCTCTTGTTTCAAGATTCCCGTTAAAGCTCACAGAGCGATAtagattgttttgggtttaacgccatttttcaacatttttctgttatgtaatggcgggcagttaacattaCCAATGTTGCTAGAGTCTGTACTTGTACAAACCTATTATCAGAAAGTAAACAGTTCCATTGAAGCAGACATGAAAGTAATGAGgatgcaaaatatttaatacagGTGTTTAAATGAGTTTTAAGCGAATAAAATATATAGCTATTGCACTCATCCATTCGTCCACAAGGGTATGACGGAAAATTCACTGTGATGGCTGACATGCAATGTACAAGTTTACTAACTTTACTTTGAATTAAAAATATGCCTTTTTTCAACTAAACAAGTTTGGTTATGTTTTAGtaggtatctcagtacccactaatagtGATGGACTGACACTGAATACACTTGTTCACAGTGATGAGCTGGCATGCATTCTACGGTTGTCAATTCTGCTTGGAGGTTTTTGTGATTATGCCCTTTTCAACTCTTGTGTTTATAAATCTAACTTTCTTTAGTGACAAGGCTGTTTGAGCCGAGCTTTGCTGTTCTGCGAAAGCTTTGGTTAAGAGAATATATCATTATAATTTTTCCAATCGTAGCGTAAAATCCGTATCAACTTTAGAAAAGAATTGTAATCAATGGAATGAATTGACTATACGAGTTCATTTCCATTGGGGATATATTTTCAAGGTAAATAAGTCCAAATGGTTGTCAAGTAATTAAGatgaaacaaaattgaaaagaaaaaaaactcattattgatagaaatgtaataaaactataaatgagaaaatgatataaaacaaacgTTTGCAAATCGAAAGTTTATAACAAGATAAACAATTCATTAAGCTACAAAATTATCCAATTTATTCAAAAGCGATTTGAGTCAATATATTGATAAAAAGTATAGCATTAAGGTAAATGATGTATTTAAAGAGTGTGTTTGTACAGAGCAGTAGTGAAACAAAATAGATCATTCTGAGGGTGTGTGAATTATCGCGACAACTATTATTAGATATAAACGGATATCAACGGGAAATTAACACTGTTTTAGATGTCATTACCATTATCTATAATCATGCAAAAGAAAAGTGGATTTACTTGCATTATTCTTCATATTTATTTACTAGTATTTTGTATGGATATTGTGAGCTGCGGCACAATAAACGATACCAAAACGTTAATATCTGATCTTCTGTCAGATTACAACATCAACGTCCGACCAATCGCAAACCAGAGTCAGGCTGTAAATGTGACAGTACAGGCATACATAAAAAGTATCCAAGAGTTCAATGAAGTTGAAGGTAAATTTTCATTCATTGGGGCTTTGGTGGTGATGTGGGAGGACGCTAATATGATTTGGAGTCCTGCACTTTACGGTCACGTGTATGAGGTAACCTTGCTTTACCCAAACGTTTGGATTCCAGAACTGGTTTTGTCCAGTCCGTCCGATGACGTGGATAGTCTCGGTCAAAAATGGAACAGAATACGCTACTTGTACAATGGATTAGCCATTTGGGTACCGGTAGATTTGATTGAAAGCACATGCTCAGTGAACATACGCAATTATCCGTTTGACACGCAAAAATGCAAAACATCGTTTAATTCATTTGGTTACAACGATTATGAAGTACAGCTTGTAGCGGCTACCGACAAATTCAGTTTAGATGTGTACCAGGAAAATTCTTTGTGGTTGATAGAAAAGACAGAAGTGAAAGTAACTGAAACAGGTGGTAGTTCACAGATTGATTTAATAATACACCTGAACCGGAAACCGTCTTTTGTGATCATAAACGTTGTAATGCCTATCTTGTTTCTGAGTCTGTTGAATGTTTTGGTGTTCCTCTTGATTCCAGAGTCTGGGGAACGTGTTTCATACTGTATTACAGTACTCCTTGCAATTGCTGTGTTTATGACGATCGTGAGTGACATGCTGCCGAGGAGCTCGGAGCCGGTTCCTATTATCTCCTTTAAACTTATGATTGACATGATCATCAGTTCTTTTATTGTCTTTGTTGCAATTCAGAACCTGACGTGGTATCACAGGGATGAAAACGTTCCTATTCCGCCGTGGTTAAAATCTGTATATAAGCATTTGTCATGCGTATGTTGCAGacacaagaaaatatttaacaacaCAAAGGTTAAAGCGATCAGCGTCAGTGAATTTGAAAAAGACccgattgagaaaaaaattagtcgCCTTGTTGAGGAGCATGTAGAGGAGACTGAAGTCACTTGGAAGAAATTGAGCATGATGTTAGACAGGGTGGCGTTGATAGGTTTTACTGCTGCCACATTTGCTAGCTTTGTAATATTCCTGGTTGTTACTGCCGTTAGCTCTAGTTAAGAAATCACACTATATTTGATGTGAAATCATGTTCAGTTCAAAATTACGATTATATGGTTTCTGGCAGATCAACGGATTGTGTTATTCATCTTATTCATCCCGATTATCCAAACAAGAAATGACCATAGGAAGTGAAAGAGAATTGATTTAATATATCTAGATGTATTTCAAATGTTCTTTTTTGACTATGAGAAATGATAACAACACCATGgtattttattgtgtaaatagtAGATTATCTTTTCTACAGACATCGAGCTTGAGTACACTAATCATCCTCTCTGTACAAAAGTACTTATtccagtattttatttaaaattgtttaattgaTAACCtgcaaattacaaaatgtataaaagttAACCCTGACTTGTACGAAATTCAAAAAAGGTATTCCTATGAACTCCAGGGGAGATAACTTggactttttatgtttttcatatgaCTTTAGATTGATCgtgtaattttgatatttttaacaaatgacAGCAATTTATTTCATCtctattttttttcatacttctCACATATTCTATTAGTGGTCAtaaagacccctgatacaacaaacaaatacattttgtaaaaattatttgttgtattattatTGTCagataaataaatttacattGGTCCTAAAAGGCTAGAACTAatatgtatatttgaaataaaaacaaaagcctTAGGTATCTACTGatattataaacaataaaagGCAGTCTCCTAATTTGAACAGATTTCAATTGAAATGAACTTTAACAGACATCTTTTACTAGATCCTTTCGTGGTATAGTATATATAAGAAAATTAGCATCAGAAGAAATTTGTTTAACACATTTAAGTTTGTTCGTATAAACTGATGTCAAATTACAGGCTTGTTGAGGTCAAGTCCATTATTGTCTACAcactaaaaataaacaattggaATATTTGTTGACATAGAAAACTGGCATTTCTGTCATACtgaagtttgaaataaaattttaaatagatttatGACTGTCAAGGATCTGTTTAGTTGCAAAATGTTAAATCCAGCGAACCCTACCATTCTTAAAGAGACTGGCGCCAATTGTTTCGAGATCCTTTAATATTGTAGAACTACAAGTTCGCTCACTGAAATATTTACTGGCATCGATTCCGACAGCATGACGGATGATCTAGAATAAAACAAAAGGATCATATGCCGAGATGGTCggaacttatttatttatattgaatGGCAAATGAATTTCAAGAGACCGACTGTTTCAAATAGAACAGTCATATTTAGTTTATCGGACAAAGTATGTAATTAACAatacaaacaatatatttcaaaactcgTAAAGTCAACATTTTAATTACCAGTTTCCTATTTACTTGTTTGCTATGCATCAACATTGAACGTTATCTTTTCAACAATTTGAATGACATTatcaatatactttgtttgaagatttttttttataaataattggcAAGTTTTCCTTTCAATACACTTGATTCTTGTTACGTTTTCATCGATACTATTATAAGCCTCACGGTTAAGAGTCATAAACGGTTTAACtatttaatgtaataatttaaaaatacttacatttgtttgttttgttcaagGCTACACTATTTAATGCCACTGATTAAACATTTTGCTCTACAGTTAACGAAAGAAAGTAACATGTTAAAACCAAAGGGGCTATTGACACCCTAAACTGAAGTAAGTACCACGATAAGTTTGCAGTCTACATTGGAGTACCAAAGTTGAGAAGTAGTTCTATAGCCTATCAATAAGTCTCCTTTGTCATTTGCCCATACTTCCTATTAATAGAATGAACAATAAAATAACTATACTATACTCATTTTATAACTCCGTAAATTTTCAATGGAACTCGGAACGttaatattttccatattgacgttcacaTTTCATTTCAGGTATGTGATGTCTTGTGTGACTTTAGTTCCAAAtatgtcgtcgcgtttaaaagttctttaacgacggTATTTGCAATTTTACTCAGGCTTAATGAAATAATTGTATCatttatatcataattttaagtgtagatgctTATGTAATATAAAGATTAATAGAGTTGCATCAAGAATATGCACTTAATCTTTCTCGGTTTAATATTTCCGTTGCAGAACtgatgcatatttctcgatacaaatttAGTAACCGATACCTAGTACACGACACAAGTACCTCATGCACGACGTATGATACACATTACATCTCGCTTTAAACATAAACAATCATATTTGGTTATTATTTAAGTGCATAAAGCAGTGCCGCTTTTATTTCTTATCCTTTCGGATTATGAAGTCTTATTTTTAAGTAAGCCAAATGTATGTTGATATCAGGGTAGATCAGGTTATACTATTCACAATTCCACTATACAATATATTGTTGCTTCTCTTAGCAAAGATGACCAAAATTAAGTTTGCAAAATACCTAAAAGCATTACGCACACTAGATGGCATTGCTTAGTTTTGCTATCATAAGGATACATATATCAGAGCAGGTATAAATGAAGGAAAACTAAAAAACAGAAAGATTCCTTAGCATCTAGCAACGGTAATTTACAATGTACTCtctataacaaaatatattgcGTTTCTTACTACAGTGGAACTTCCGGAAACCGGACCTTCTAAAAACCTCTGAAAACCGCACAAAACTCAAAGTCCCTTTTTTCgttcttatttcaatataatatattaacTTCAGAAAACCAGAACTTCCGAATTATGAAAACCGTAGGATTTTTGAAGTACCGTTTATATTTGGACACTAAAGTttacttccgaaaaccgaacagcaagaTATTTGCCGAATGAAAAGTGTCACCTGTCTTCAACATGTTGTTAATCCAAAAACGCCTATGgcaaattttcaacattttcttttgtttatctattagcgtCGCGCGTTTATTTTTACAATCATTATAATCACAATGaccatttgatgcaaaagtaaagaaataatcggccattattttaatttgttttcaatttatgaaaacgtgatgaattaaatatcttacatgACAATTGTGGAAagctttcttaatgtttgaatgaaagaaagatcggtgttttaattgatttagttacatTGATTAAACACTGATACATTATCAACATCAATGAAATATTTACGAACTTAGGActtcaaagatggtaaaatgtaagtggaaaatgttgtttttaatatacagaaatggaaatttattatatatacttgaTGATTCTTAATGACTGTAATTTATTAATTCATTAATTGTTTAACTAATCAGTTAATTAATTACATTATACAAACTTGTACAATTAAACAGGATAATAATCCCCTTCTAACTACGTGTAGGAAAACATAACTTTAAGGCACCATGTCCAATTTGCCTGCAAACTTCCAAGATTCCGGAAACTTCCAgataccgaacttttaggctggttcggctttcggaagttacactgtatatgaAACGTGGGTTTCAGCTCTGTACAAATCTCATATTAAAACAAGTGTGAAAAAGATAAGGTCGATATCCAATAGgaaatgccacgttccaaaaaagCAGTTCCTCAGACAGTGACCCCATAACTGTGAACGGATAATTGCATGATAACATACACGAAAATACATTGTCAAAGTAAAACATAGAAACGAACAAATATAGAATCAAACGAAGGCACCACCTTGTCATGGCCAGTGGCACAAACATCACTAAGAAGCTTGTATCTGTTAAAAACGCACAAAAGCTCATTCGTAATCATACAATTATCCCTGCCaggtgaaaaataaaattatacgcTGCTTTGTATTACACgtacataattaata from Mercenaria mercenaria strain notata chromosome 11, MADL_Memer_1, whole genome shotgun sequence includes the following:
- the LOC128546866 gene encoding acetylcholine receptor subunit alpha-like, whose amino-acid sequence is MSLPLSIIMQKKSGFTCIILHIYLLVFCMDIVSCGTINDTKTLISDLLSDYNINVRPIANQSQAVNVTVQAYIKSIQEFNEVEGKFSFIGALVVMWEDANMIWSPALYGHVYEVTLLYPNVWIPELVLSSPSDDVDSLGQKWNRIRYLYNGLAIWVPVDLIESTCSVNIRNYPFDTQKCKTSFNSFGYNDYEVQLVAATDKFSLDVYQENSLWLIEKTEVKVTETGGSSQIDLIIHLNRKPSFVIINVVMPILFLSLLNVLVFLLIPESGERVSYCITVLLAIAVFMTIVSDMLPRSSEPVPIISFKLMIDMIISSFIVFVAIQNLTWYHRDENVPIPPWLKSVYKHLSCVCCRHKKIFNNTKVKAISVSEFEKDPIEKKISRLVEEHVEETEVTWKKLSMMLDRVALIGFTAATFASFVIFLVVTAVSSS